The following proteins are encoded in a genomic region of Oryctolagus cuniculus chromosome 13, mOryCun1.1, whole genome shotgun sequence:
- the ATP6V1G3 gene encoding V-type proton ATPase subunit G 3 — MTSQSQGIQQLLQAEKRAKDKLEEAKKRKGKRLKQAKEEAIAEIDQYKMQREKEFRLKQSKVMGSQGNLSDEIEEQTQEKIQELNASYRKHMESVMEQLLNMVCDMKPEIHVNYRTPN, encoded by the exons ATGACCAGCCAGTCCCAGGGGATCCAGCAACTCCTGCAGGCAGAAAAAAGGGCCAAGGACAAGCTGGAAGAAGCCAAGAAGA GAAAAGGCAAGCGATTGAAGCAAGCTAAGGAAGAAGCAATAGCAGAAATTGATCAGTacaaaatgcaaagagaaaaggagTTTCGACTGAAGCAATCTAAG GTAATGGGTTCTCAGGGTAATCTgtcagatgaaatagaagaacaAACACAAGAGAAGATACAAGAATTGAATGCAAGCTACAGAAAGCACATGGAAAGTGTGATGGAGCAGCTTTTGAACATGGTCTGTGACATGAAACCAGAAATCCATGTGAACTACAGAACCCCCAACTAA